ATGCGGGCGGTCGGAGTCGGCCATGGACACCCCACCTTAGTATCATGTCCTCGCGCGGTGGGCTATAATCCAGACGTGAAGATCAAGCTCCGTAATCCGAACCGGGAGGTCGAGCTGCCCGGGCGCAAGCGCGTCAAGGACGTGCTCCGCGAGCTCGACATCCTGCCGGGGACTGTGCTCGTGATCCGCGGCGCCGACCTCCTGACGGCCGACGAGGTCGTGGGCGACGGCGACGAGCTGGAAGTGCGCCCGGTCATGTCCGGCGGGAGCGCCGCGCCCAGCGGGAGCGCCACCCCCAGCGGGAGCGCTACCTAATGAAGTGCCGCAAGTGTGGAGCCGGCGCCGTCATCGAGCTGCCGCGGCACAACGCCGCCTTCTGCTCGCCCGACTTCCAGGAGTTCTTCCGCAAGCAGATCGCCGAGGCGATCCGCAAGCACAAGATGTTCACGACCGAGGAGCCCGTGCTCGTGGCCGTCTCCGGCGGGAAGGACTCGCTCGCGCTCTGGGACGTCCTGATCGAGACGGGCTACCAGACGGCGGGGCTCTACCTCGACCTGGGCATCTTCGACTACTCGGTCGAGTCCAAGGCCAAGTGCGAAGCGTTCGCCGCCTCGCGCGGCCAGAAGCTCATCGTGGAGTCGGTGGCCGACGCGGTAGGGGCGCCCATCCCGGAGGTCCAGAAGGCGACGCGGCGGCCGACCTGCTCGGCCTGCGGCCTGAGCAAGCGCTACCTCATGAACCGCGCGGCCGTCGACAACGGCTATCCGGTGATCGCGACGGGGCACAACCTGGACGACGAGGCGGCGGTGCTCTTCGGCAACGTGATCCACTGGCAGATGGACTCGCTGTCGCGCCAGTCGCCCGCGCTCGCCTCGACGCACCCGAAGCTCGCCCGGCGCGTCAAGCCACTCTACCGCCTGTCGGAGCGGGAGACGGCGGCCTACGCCTTCCTGCGCGGCATCGACTACATCGTGGACGAGTGCCCGTTCGCCAAGGGCGCGACGTCGATCGCCCACAAGCAGATCCTCGACAGGCTCGAGGAGGCGTCGCCGGGCGCGAAGCACAACTTCCTCTTCGGCTTCCTCGAGAAGGCGCGCGGCGTCTTCCAGGGCGCCGAGCCCACGGTGCTCAACGAATGCGCGGTCTGCGGCCAGGTCACCACGGGCGAGATCTGCGCGTTCTGCAAGCTTGGCGACCAGGTCAAGCGCCGCCGCGCCTGATCCCACGCTTTTCATCCAGACAGGGAGACAGCCATGAACAACGCGGTGATCGTCGGGGCGGCACGCACCGCCGTCGGCAAGCGCAACGGCAAGCTCTCAACCGTCAGGCCTGACGACCTGCTGGCCGACACGCTCAAAGCCCTGGTCGAACGGACCAAGATCGACCCCGCCGAGGTCGAGGACGTCGTCATCGGCTGCGTGGACCAGCTGGGCGAGCAGGGCTTCAACATCGCGCGGAACTCGGCGCTCATCGCCGGATTCCCGCTGGACGTCTGCGGCACCACGCTCGACCGCATGTGCGGCTCGGGACAGCAGGCCGCCAATTTCGCCGCCATGGGCGTGATGTCCGGCCAGTACGAGTGCGTGATCGCCGGCGGCGTCGAGAACATGAGCCGCGTGCCCATGGGCTCGAACGCCTCGGGCCCTGGAGACGGGCCGCTCTCGCCGCGGCTGCAGGCCCTCTACAACATCGTGCCGCAGGGCATCTCCGCGGAGATGCTGGCGGAGAAGTGGGGGCTCAAGCGCGAGGAGCTCGACAAGTTCTCGGGTGAGAGTCACGAGAAGGCGGGCCGCGCGATCGCCGAGGGGCGCTTCAAGCGAGAGATCGCGCCGATCACGCTGCCCGACGGCAGCGCCTTCGACACCGACGAGGGCGTCCGCGTGCCGGTCAACTGGGAGAAACTCGCCTCTCTGGCGCCCTCCTTCAAGCCGGACGGCGTCGTCACCGCGGGCAGCTCCTCGCAGATCTCCGACGGCGCCGCGGCGCTCCTCATCATGTCCGAGGCGCGCGCCAAGGCGCTCAAGCTCACGCCCCGCGCGCGCATCGTGGCGACGTCGCTGGCGGGCGTGGACCCGACGATCATGCTGACGGGCCCGATCCCCGCGACGCAGCGCGTGCTCAAGAAGGCCGGGCTCAAGATCGACCAGATCGATCTCTTCGAGATCAACGAGGCCTTCGCCTCGGTCGTGCTCGCGTGGGAGCGGGAGCTCCACCCCGACATGGAGCGCGTCAACGTCAACGGCGGCGCCATCGCGCTCGGCCACCCGCTCGGCTGCTCGGGTGGGAGGCTCATGAACACGCTGCTCCACGAGCTCGAGCGCACGAAGAAGCGCTACGGGCTTCAGACCATGTGCATCGGCTTCGGGCAGGGGATAGGCACCATCATCGAGCGGCTGTAACCGGCCGCGCGTGACCCTGGGGCCCCGCCCGTGGCCCAGTCGTGGCTGCGTAGCCGGCTCGACACGCGGGGACGGCGTTGCCGAGCGTGCTGCCGTTCCTGGTGGGCTTCGAGCTGGTGCGGCACCCGATTGTGTTGGAGATCCGCGACACGCCGCGCTAGGCGGCGGGACCGCGCTTGCGGCGACCGGAGACGGCCAGCGCCTCCTGGACGGCCGTGTGGAGCTCGACCAGACGCACCGGCTTGAAGAGCACGTTGATCACGCCCAACTTCCTGCAGCGCTCCCGGTCCTCGGCCTGCAGCCCCCAGCCCGTGATGAAGACAACGGGCACCAGCGGGTCGCCGGCGCGCACGCGCTCCGCGACGTCCCAGCCCGTCATACCCGTCATGCCGAGGTTCGTCATGACGAGGTCGAAGCCGCCCGGCACGAAGACGCGCACCGCCTCGGCGCCGCTTGCCACAGGCAGGACGTGGTGGCCCGCCTCGGTCAGCATCTCGGCGAGGATGGTCATGACCGGCAGCTCGTTGT
The genomic region above belongs to Candidatus Methylomirabilota bacterium and contains:
- a CDS encoding MoaD/ThiS family protein, yielding MKIKLRNPNREVELPGRKRVKDVLRELDILPGTVLVIRGADLLTADEVVGDGDELEVRPVMSGGSAAPSGSATPSGSAT
- a CDS encoding ATP-binding protein; translation: MKCRKCGAGAVIELPRHNAAFCSPDFQEFFRKQIAEAIRKHKMFTTEEPVLVAVSGGKDSLALWDVLIETGYQTAGLYLDLGIFDYSVESKAKCEAFAASRGQKLIVESVADAVGAPIPEVQKATRRPTCSACGLSKRYLMNRAAVDNGYPVIATGHNLDDEAAVLFGNVIHWQMDSLSRQSPALASTHPKLARRVKPLYRLSERETAAYAFLRGIDYIVDECPFAKGATSIAHKQILDRLEEASPGAKHNFLFGFLEKARGVFQGAEPTVLNECAVCGQVTTGEICAFCKLGDQVKRRRA
- a CDS encoding thiolase family protein produces the protein MNNAVIVGAARTAVGKRNGKLSTVRPDDLLADTLKALVERTKIDPAEVEDVVIGCVDQLGEQGFNIARNSALIAGFPLDVCGTTLDRMCGSGQQAANFAAMGVMSGQYECVIAGGVENMSRVPMGSNASGPGDGPLSPRLQALYNIVPQGISAEMLAEKWGLKREELDKFSGESHEKAGRAIAEGRFKREIAPITLPDGSAFDTDEGVRVPVNWEKLASLAPSFKPDGVVTAGSSSQISDGAAALLIMSEARAKALKLTPRARIVATSLAGVDPTIMLTGPIPATQRVLKKAGLKIDQIDLFEINEAFASVVLAWERELHPDMERVNVNGGAIALGHPLGCSGGRLMNTLLHELERTKKRYGLQTMCIGFGQGIGTIIERL